In the Nicotiana tabacum cultivar K326 chromosome 16, ASM71507v2, whole genome shotgun sequence genome, one interval contains:
- the LOC142170411 gene encoding uncharacterized protein LOC142170411, whose amino-acid sequence MKKGKLSPRFISPYRILKRIGEVTYKLELPASMTLVHPIFHVSMLRGYVHDHAHIVSPKVVEINDSLTYDEEPVEILDRQVCRLRTKGIASVKVLWRNHDKEATWEAEEDMKI is encoded by the coding sequence ATGAAGAAGGGAAAGCTAAGTCCTAGATTCATTAGCCCATATCGTATCTTGAAAAGGATTGGGGAAGTAACCTATAAGTTGGAGTTACCTGCATCGATGACTTTAGTTCATCCCATTTTTCACGTATCAATGCTACGAGGGTATGTGCATGATCATGCTCACATCGTCTCACCAAAAGTAGTAGAAATAAATGACAGCTTAACTTATGACGAAGAACCTGTTGagattcttgataggcaagtctgtAGGTTGAGGACTAAAGGCATAGCTTCAGTTAAAGTGTTATGGCGTAATCATGacaaggaggctacttgggaggctgaggaagatATGAAAATctga
- the LOC142170412 gene encoding uncharacterized protein LOC142170412 encodes MYKDLREIYWWNWMKENILDFVARCLNCQQVKAEHQRPGGLAQNIEIPLWKWEMINMDFVVGLPRTRLKHDSIWVGLLGPNLVHDALEKGALIQQRLKTAKSRQKSYTNVHRRKLEFKEGDQVFLKVSPMKSVMR; translated from the exons ATGTACAAAGACTTGCGGGAGATCTATTGGTGGAATTGGATGAAGGAAAACATTTTGGACTTCGTGGCTAGATgtttaaattgccagcaagtaaaggctgagcatcaaagacctggtgggtTGGCTCAGAATATTGAGATTCCACtttggaagtgggagatgattaatatggactttgttgtgGGTTTGCCTCGCACTCGCTTGAAGCATGactctatttgg GTAGGTCTACTTGGTCCCAATCTTGTACATGACGCCTTAGAGAAGGGGGCTTTGATTCAACAACGGCTTAAGACTGCAAAAAGTCGACAAAAAAGTTATACAAATGTACATCGACGTAAGTTGGAGTTCAAGGAGGGTGATCAAGTGTTCTTGAAAGTATCACCAATGAAGAGCGTTATGAGATGA